From Sphingomonas sp. PAMC26645:
TCGCACGGAACGCGACATGCTCGTTCTTGTCGACGATGCCGAGTGCGTCGGCGAGCTTCGCGCCGTTATCCGCGAGCCACGGGAAGTCCGCGGCGGCAAGGTCCGCGTCCGACTTGCGCCAGGCAAGGTGGACATGTGCGGTGTCGGTCGATGCGCCGATCAGGACGGCGTCGCGATCCTCGAAATCGCCGCGGATGTCGCTGTAGCCGACGATCTCGGTCGGGCACACGAACGTGAAGTCCTTCGGCCAGTAGAACAGCACCTTCCACTTGCCGGGATAGGCCGTCGTCAGGTCGAGCGTCTCGCCGGCGGGCAGCGCTGCGGTGCCCTGCTGGACGGGAATGGTCATCGATGGGAACTGGTCGCCGATGGTCAACATGATGGAAGCCTCCTGGAAATAAACTTGGCTCCAGGCATCCTCAAGCGCGGCGGTTGTCCCGCTCGGTCGTTGTGCAATGCGGTATATGGGGGCTGGTGTAATCGATCCAACGCTCTATTTATCATCTGATGATCGATAGAGGCGATTAATGGCTGCGACCTACCTACCCACGTTGAAACAGTTGCAATATCTGGTTGCGCTGAAGGATCACGGCCATTTCGGACGCGCGGCGGAGGCGTGTTTCGTGACGCAATCGACGCTGTCGGCGGGCCTTCGCGAGCTCGAAACGCTGATCGGCGTGGTGCTCGTGGAGCGGACCCGACGAGTCGTGCGGTTCACGCCGTTGGGCGACGGAATCGCCGACAAAGCGCGGCGCGTGCTGCGCGAGGCGGAGGAACTGGGCGACATGGCGCGCGCCGCCGGCCAGCCGCTGTCGGGCGACATGCGGATGAGCGTCATCCCGACGATCGCGCCGTTCATGCTCCCGAGGATCCTGCCGCGGTTGCGGAAGGACTATCCGGATTTAAAGCTGTTCCTGCGCGAAGAGCCCAGCGGTCCGGCATGTGAGGGCCTGCACAACGGTCGCACCGATTGCGTACTGCTGGCCCTGCCCTATGCGTGCGGCGAGGTGACGTCGGAGACGCTGTTCGAGGATCGGCTGTTCGTGGCGTACCCCTCGGGCGAAGAGCCGACCGCGCTGCCCGCAATCCCCGCGTCGGCGATCGATGAGACGCGGTTGTTGTTGCTCGAGGACGGGCATTGCCTGAAGGATCACGCGCTGGGTGCGTGCAACCGGCCGGAGTTGCGTGCGGAGGCGACGATGCTGGGTACGTCGCTGCACACGATCGTGCAGATGGTCGACAACGGGCTCGGCATCACGATGCTGCCGGAAATGGCGTTGAAGGCGGGAATCCTCGACAACACTAACATCACCGCGAGGCCGCTCGACGAGAAGAATGCCGTACGAAAGATTGCCTTGGTGTGGCGGAGGGCCAGCCCGCGGGAGAAGGACTTCCGATTGATGGCGAAGGCGCTGGCCGACGTTCAGTAGGACGCACTTACTCTCATCGCTCACTTCTACCCCCATCCCTGAAAGGGAGGGGTTGGGGGTGGGTCGCCAGCTTGTGTTGCTGACGGTCCAAGATGCGGAAGCCGACCCACCCCCTGCCCCGCCCTTTCAGGGATGGGAGACCGTTGCGAACTGGGCGCGCTCAGTCTTCACCCCATCCCGAGATCGACACGCTTGCGCAACCAACTCGGCCTTCGATCGTATGTTTCCCAGTTCCCGCTGGAGATCGAACCATGTCGAAGACGCTTCCACTGCTGCTGATGACCAGCGCGCTGGCACTCGCCGCGTGCAGCGGCAAATCCAAGGACGACGTGGCCAGCGCCTCGACGACGCCCGCCAATCCCGCACTGGCGGTACCGAACGGGCCGCCCGCAGTCGCCAATCCGACCGTCGGCGGCGTGCCGATGATGGCGACGCGGACGATAGTCGATAACGCGTCCGCCGCGCCGAACCTATCGACCCTGGTTGCCGCTGTGAAGGCCGCAGACCTGGTCGGCACGCTGTCCGGCCCCGGCCCCTTCACCGTATTCGCGCCGACCAACGATGCCTTCGGAAGGCTCGCGCCCGGCATGGTCGACACCTTGCTGAAGCCCGAGAACAAGGCCTCGCTGACCAAAGTGCTGACGTATCACGTCGTGCCGGGCGTCATCACTGCCGACGATCTTCGCCAGCGGATTGCTGCAGGCGGCGGCACCGCGACGCTGACCACGGTCGAGGGTGACCCGATCACTGCGACAATGGTAGGCGCCGTCATCGCGCTAACCGACGTCAACGGTAACAAGAGTTATGTCGAGACGGCAGATGTCCGCCAGTCGAACGGCGTCGTCCATGTCGTAAACGGCGTAATCGTCCCTAAACTGAGCTAAATATGAGTTAGACAGGCTCGGTTCATCGTACCGATGCTACGGCCTGTCGGTGAAATAGTTGAGATCGCCGCCTCTATCCCCAAATTCCATCGTTCGAGTTTCATTCGTCCCAATCACAATCTCTGGAGTTGCAGATGACTGTTAAGACCAACCTTATGATTGCTGCGGCAACGAGCCTGTTTATTGCCACGGGTGCGACTGCCCAGACGGCAGCGCCAACCGCGCCGCGGACTGC
This genomic window contains:
- a CDS encoding fasciclin domain-containing protein: MSKTLPLLLMTSALALAACSGKSKDDVASASTTPANPALAVPNGPPAVANPTVGGVPMMATRTIVDNASAAPNLSTLVAAVKAADLVGTLSGPGPFTVFAPTNDAFGRLAPGMVDTLLKPENKASLTKVLTYHVVPGVITADDLRQRIAAGGGTATLTTVEGDPITATMVGAVIALTDVNGNKSYVETADVRQSNGVVHVVNGVIVPKLS
- a CDS encoding hydrogen peroxide-inducible genes activator, yielding MAATYLPTLKQLQYLVALKDHGHFGRAAEACFVTQSTLSAGLRELETLIGVVLVERTRRVVRFTPLGDGIADKARRVLREAEELGDMARAAGQPLSGDMRMSVIPTIAPFMLPRILPRLRKDYPDLKLFLREEPSGPACEGLHNGRTDCVLLALPYACGEVTSETLFEDRLFVAYPSGEEPTALPAIPASAIDETRLLLLEDGHCLKDHALGACNRPELRAEATMLGTSLHTIVQMVDNGLGITMLPEMALKAGILDNTNITARPLDEKNAVRKIALVWRRASPREKDFRLMAKALADVQ
- a CDS encoding peroxiredoxin — translated: MLTIGDQFPSMTIPVQQGTAALPAGETLDLTTAYPGKWKVLFYWPKDFTFVCPTEIVGYSDIRGDFEDRDAVLIGASTDTAHVHLAWRKSDADLAAADFPWLADNGAKLADALGIVDKNEHVAFRATFIIDPDNVIQAVQVNGLNVGRNPAETLRVLDALQTDELCPCNWNKGDDVLQLAA